A single region of the Nicotiana sylvestris chromosome 6, ASM39365v2, whole genome shotgun sequence genome encodes:
- the LOC138870095 gene encoding uncharacterized protein gives MVVGCDTPTGMALPAPFPQRLVKQNKEDQYKKFMEILHQIQYSFDGYLEGDARLCEDDERPNVIEVLFSGPIHNDSNADLQHTSDQTDGSKDVKPRARPTLMLLQLADHMVKRPTGILDDVLVQVGKFVFLADFIILDCQVDEEIPIILGRPFLATGRALIDYETRN, from the exons atggtggttggttgtgatactcccaccgGGATGGCTTTACCTGCACCATTCCCTCAGAGACTggtaaaacaaaataaggaagatCAATACAAGAAATTCATGGAGATACTGCATCAAATTCAGTATTCTTTTGATGGATACCTTGAGGGAGATGCCAGGTTATGCGAAGATGATGAAAGACCTAATGTCATAGAAGTTTTATTTTCAGGACCTATCCACAATGACTCTAACGCAGACCTGCAGCATACTAGTGACCAAACCGATGGCTCAAAAGATGTCAAACCCAG AGCTAGACCAACTTTGATGCTGCTACAACTAGCTGACCACATGGTAAAAAGGCCTACTgggattcttgatgatgtgttAGTGCAAGTGGGGAAATTCGTGTTCCTTGCAGACTTCATTATTCTGGACTGTCAGGTAGATGAGGAGATACCTATCATTTTAGGTAGGCCATTTTTGGCCACTGGGAGAGCACTGATCGATTATGAGACTAGGAATTAA